In one window of Dyella thiooxydans DNA:
- the cyoC gene encoding cytochrome o ubiquinol oxidase subunit III: MSQAAMSITADGMHVPAAHGHDHGHDDGSKTLLGFWIYLMSDCLIFSALFATFAVLANATAGGPTGKELFELPYVLGETALLLVSSFTFGLAMLNMHAGRRQRVMAWLVATFLLGAGFIGMEVHEFAHLIHEGAGPDRSAFLSGYFTLVGTHGLHVTAGLLWLLVMMDQVRRRGLNDDTRRRLSCLSLFWHFLDIVWICVFTFVYLRGAI; encoded by the coding sequence ATGTCGCAGGCTGCAATGAGCATCACGGCGGACGGGATGCACGTCCCGGCCGCCCATGGCCACGACCACGGGCACGACGACGGATCCAAGACCCTGCTGGGGTTCTGGATCTACCTGATGAGCGACTGCCTGATCTTCTCGGCGCTGTTCGCGACCTTCGCGGTGCTGGCCAACGCCACCGCGGGCGGTCCGACCGGCAAGGAGCTGTTCGAGCTGCCGTACGTGCTGGGCGAAACGGCCCTGCTGCTGGTGTCCAGCTTCACGTTCGGCCTGGCGATGCTGAACATGCATGCCGGTCGCCGCCAGCGGGTGATGGCGTGGCTGGTGGCCACGTTCCTGCTGGGCGCCGGCTTCATCGGCATGGAAGTGCATGAGTTCGCGCATCTCATCCATGAGGGCGCCGGCCCGGACCGCAGCGCGTTCCTGTCCGGCTACTTCACCCTGGTGGGTACCCACGGCCTGCATGTGACCGCCGGCCTGCTGTGGCTGCTGGTGATGATGGACCAGGTCCGTCGCCGCGGGCTCAACGATGACACCCGTCGTCGCCTGTCCTGCCTCAGCCTGTTCTGGCACTTCCTCGATATCGTGTGGATCTGCGTGTTCACCTTCGTCTATCTGCGGGGGGCGATCTGA
- the cyoD gene encoding cytochrome o ubiquinol oxidase subunit IV, translating to MAASSHISHGQGHDDAHGSLKSYVVGFGLSILLTLASFGTVMSGVVPHHLMMPGIVLFAVAQLLVQLVFFLHMGTSPGKRGNLTIMLFTMLILAIVVVGSLWVLHNMNANMMHPSFPQVPTE from the coding sequence ATGGCCGCTTCCAGTCATATCTCCCACGGCCAGGGCCACGACGACGCCCACGGCAGCCTGAAGTCGTACGTGGTCGGCTTTGGCCTGTCGATCCTGCTCACGCTGGCCTCGTTCGGCACGGTGATGAGTGGCGTCGTGCCGCACCACCTGATGATGCCGGGCATCGTGCTGTTCGCGGTGGCCCAGCTGCTGGTGCAGCTGGTGTTCTTCCTGCACATGGGTACCTCGCCCGGCAAGCGGGGCAACCTGACGATCATGCTTTTCACCATGCTGATCCTGGCCATCGTGGTGGTCGGGTCTCTGTGGGTGCTGCACAACATGAACGCCAACATGATGCACCCGAGCTTCCCGCAGGTGCCGACGGAGTAA